One region of Eupeodes corollae chromosome 1, idEupCoro1.1, whole genome shotgun sequence genomic DNA includes:
- the LOC129942371 gene encoding uncharacterized protein LOC129942371, with the protein MEELEELSDESARDIQTSRTRTFNLTDENETSRSNTARTNDINSIPIPKFNTFEDSLHQRNNRSNTRINTPDEVEYIAQNLNLKQAISTDSIVSRGSRNFPRRHSPLGSFRSIRNSTRRDSNRNSQNNGINIIMVIGFGFVIGLGWVFNNIEIFLKWFQFKLNEFELQLFKGKSIREFYAKEKSMSRKCLLSPLGGLCYLLQMLVFVFLKSFEILKKPAPKGLVNNVFNRYIKD; encoded by the exons ATGGAGGAGTTAGAGGAATTATCCGATGAAAGCGCTCGTGACATTCAAACAAGCCGTACaagaacttttaatttaactgaTGAGAATGAAACTTCACGTTCAAACACAGCCAGAACAAATGATATCAACTCCATACCCATTCCAAAATTCAATACGTTCGAAGATTCATTACATCAAAGAAATAATCGGAGTAACA cTCGTATAAATACGCCAGATGAAGTTGAATATATTGCACAAAACCTAAACTTAAAACAAGCCATTTCAACTGACAGTATCGTCTCCAGGGGATCGAGAAATTTTCCACGACGTCACAGTCCCTTAggaagttttcgaagcattcgaAATTCAACAAGAAGAGATTCTAATCGAAATAGTCAAAATAATGGAATCAATATAATTATGGTTATCGGATTTGGATTTGTAATTGGTCTCGGTTGGGTATTtaacaatattgaaatatttttaaaatggtttcaatttaaattaaacgaaTTTGAATTGCAATTGTTTAAAGGGAAATCAATAAGAGAATTTTATGCTAAAGAGAAATCGATGTCAAGGAAGTGTCTACTTAGTCCTTTGGGTGGACTATGTTATCTGTTACAAATgttagtttttgtgtttttaaaatcctttgaaattcttaaaaaaccaGCTCCAAAGGGTTTGGTTAATAATGTCTTTAATCGGTATATAAAAGATTGA